Proteins from one Dioscorea cayenensis subsp. rotundata cultivar TDr96_F1 unplaced genomic scaffold, TDr96_F1_v2_PseudoChromosome.rev07_lg8_w22 25.fasta BLBR01000075.1, whole genome shotgun sequence genomic window:
- the LOC120253383 gene encoding uncharacterized protein LOC120253383: MKMKHAENVQDYITRVLDIVYRIRLLEEEVPDKVVVSKILRSLAPRFKHVVSSIIEAKDLKTLSVEVLSGSLKTHESMLALTPDDGEKKAFYAGSSEVNSFKGGRGRGRSSFRGRFRG, translated from the coding sequence atgaagatgaagcatGCTGAAAATGTGCAAGACTACATCACCCGAGTCTTGGACATTGTCTACCGCATTAGATTGCTTGAAGAGGAGGTACCAGACAAGGTTGTTGTCTCCAAGATCCTAAGAAGCCTTGCACCAAGGTTTAAGCATGTGGTCTCCTCTATTATTGAAGCAAAGGATCTTAAAACACTATCTGTAGAAGTGTTGAGTGGTTCTCTCAAGACACATGAGTCTATGTTAGCTTTGACTCcagatgatggagaaaagaaagcatTTTATGCTGGTTCCAGTGAGGTGAACTCATTCAAAGGAGGACGAGGACGCGGGAGAAGCTCCTTCAGAGGGCGTTTTCGAGGTTGA
- the LOC120253394 gene encoding isoflavone 3'-hydroxylase-like: MEELYFTVTSLTFLLLSLFILIKINHKNKKNPNPNPPSPPGLPFLGHLHLLKPPIHQALAHLSDLHGPILLLRFGSRRVLLVSSYSAADECFTVNDITFANRPHLLAGKYLGYDFTSLGWAPYGPHWRNLRRMYTVELLSTNRLLSSSNVRSDEACSLVKALLREYSGPSFQRTELRPKFFGFAYNAVMRMIANKRYYAYADESSSEGGNEFRDMVKQGSSIAGASNAADFIPLARWFRVGGHEKKLQGLKKRRDKFFQGLIDEHRTKKKMNGSQDGESSSVARSTFLDLLLSMQDDDPENVPDVFIKHSIAQLLVAGTDTSSVTMEWAMSLLLNNPDSLKKLRAELHANIEQSSILQEADLYKLPYLQAVILETLRIHPSVPLLVPHESSKDCTVGGFHVPKGTMLLVNAWKLHRDPETWEEPNKFKPERFLNNDGKEKMKIMAFGIGRRRCPGEVLALRVVAVVVGILVQCFEWERVDDEEIDMNEGVGLTMPKAKALVAMYKPREGMADLIC; the protein is encoded by the exons ATGGAAGAACTCTACTTCACCGTAACCAGTCTCACTTTCCTCCTcctttctctcttcattctcatcaaaatcaatcacaagaacaagaaaaaccctaaccctaatccacCAAGCCCTCCTGGTCTCCCTTTCCTTGGCCACCTTCATCTTCTCAAACCACCCATCCATCAAGCTCTAGCCCATCTCTCCGACCTCCATGGCCCCATACTTCTCCTCCGCTTTGGCTCCCGCCGTGTCCTCCTCGTCTCTTCCTACTCCGCCGCCGACGAGTG CTTCACAGTCAACGACATAACCTTCGCCAACCGCCCGCACCTCCTCGCCGGAAAATACCTCGGTTATGACTTCACAAGCCTTGGCTGGGCCCCCTACGGTCCTCACTGGCGCAACCTCCGCCGCATGTACACCGTTGAACTCCTCTCCACCAATCGTCTCCTCTCCTCCTCCAATGTCCGCTCCGACGAGGCTTGCTCCCTCGTCAAAGCCCTCCTTCGTGAGTACTCCGGCCCCAGCTTCCAACGCACCGAGCTCAGACCCAAGTTCTTCGGCTTCGCTTACAACGCCGTCATGAGGATGATAGCCAACAAGAGATACTATGCTTATGCTGATGAGAGCTCGTCGGAGGGTGGGAACGAGTTTAGGGACATGGTCAAGCAAGGGTCCTCTATCGCCGGAGCGTCCAACGCCGCCGACTTCATTCCCTTAGCGCGGTGGTTTCGTGTCGGAGGTCATGAGAAGAAGCTGCAGGGTTTGAAGAAGAGAAGGGACAAGTTCTTTCAGGGGCTCATCGACGAGCACCggacaaagaagaagatgaacggATCCCAAGACGGAGAGAGCTCGTCGGTGGCTAGATCTACGTTCCTCGACTTGCTGCTCTCCATGCAAGATGATGATCCCGAGAACGTTCCTGACGTTttcatcaagcattcaatcGCT CAATTGTTGGTGGCTGGAACAGATACGTCATCAGTGACAATGGAATGGGCCATGTCACTTCTTCTCAACAACCCTGAtagcttaaaaaaattaagagctGAACTTcatgcaaatatagagcaaagTTCCATTCTCCAGGAAGCTGACCTTTATAAACTCCCATATTTGCAAGCAGTTATTCTTGAGACACTGAGAATACATCCTTCAGTGCCATTGCTAGTGCCCCATGAGTCATCAAAAGACTGTACTGTGGGTGGCTTCCATGTTCCCAAAGGCACAATGCTGCTAGTTAATGCTTGGAAATTACATAGAGACCCTGAGACATGGGAGGAGCCAAACAAGTTCAAACCTGAGAGGTTTCTCAACAATGACGggaaagagaaaatgaaaataatggcATTTGGGATTGGGAGAAGACGGTGTCCTGGTGAAGTCTTGGCGCTGAGGGTGGTGGCAGTGGTGGTTGGGATTCTAGTTCAGTGTTTTGAGTGGGAGCGAGTTGATGACGAGGAGATAGACATGAATGAAGGTGTGGGGCTGACAATGCCTAAAGCTAAGGCTTTGGTGGCCATGTATAAACCAAGGGAGGGAATGGCTGACCTTATCTGTTAG
- the LOC120253393 gene encoding cytochrome P450 81Q32-like: MDELYFLVTTTTLSFLLLSSLLILIKLSINNNKKNRNPKPPSPPGLPLIGHLHLLKPPLHQALAHLSDLHGPVLLLRFGYRRVLLVSSYSAADECFTVNDITFANRPRLLAGKYFGYDFTSLGWAPYGPHWRNLRRMSTVEVLSTNRLLSSSDVRSDEARSLVKALLREYSGLSFHCTELKPKFFGFAYNVIMRMMANKRYYGDADESSSEAGTEFRDMVKETAFVLSASNAADFIPLVRWFRVGGYEKKLKSLRKRRDKFFQGLIEEHREKKMKMNRSQDGKTSSAARSTFIDLLLSMQDDDPEHVPDVFIRQSVSQLLVAGTETSSVTMEWAMSFLLNNIETLKKVRAEIDLNIEQGSILEEGDLHKLPYLQAVVTETLRLKSSAPLLLPHESSQDCTVGGFHIPKGTMLLVNAWKIHRDPEIWEEPNKFKPERFLNNEGKEKWKTMAFGLGRRRCPGEGLALRVVALVVVILVQCFEWERVDHKEIDMDEGVGMTMPKAKPLEAMYKPRKGIADLVFQL; the protein is encoded by the exons ATGGATGAACTCTACTTCTTAGTAACCACAACCActctttctttccttctcctttcttctctactCATCCTCATCAAACTcagtattaataataacaagaaaaacCGTAACCCTAAACCACCAAGTCCTCCTGGTCTCCCTCTCATTGGCCACCTTCATCTTCTCAAACCTCCCCTCCATCAAGCTCTAGCCCATCTTTCCGACCTCCATGGTCCCGTACTTCTCCTACGCTTTGGTTATCGCCGTGTCCTACTTGTCTCCTCCTACTCCGCCGCCGATGAATGCTTCACCGTCAACGACATCACCTTCGCCAACCGCCCCCGTCTCCTTGCCGGAAAATACTTCGGCTACGACTTCACAAGCCTTGGTTGGGCCCCCTACGGCCCTCACTGGCGCAACCTCCGTCGCATGTCCACTGTTGAAGTCCTTTCCACCAATCGTCTCCTCTCCTCCTCCGATGTCCGCTCCGACGAGGCCCGCTCCCTCGTCAAGGCCCTCCTCCGTGAGTACTCCGGCCTCAGCTTCCATTGCACCGAGCTCAAACCCAAGTTCTTCGGCTTCGCTTACAACGTCATCATGAGGATGATGGCCAACAAGAGATACTACGGTGACGCCGATGAGAGTTCGTCGGAGGCCGGGACAGAGTTTAGGGACATGGTCAAGGAAACGGCCTTCGTCTTGAGCGCTTCTAACGCTGCTGACTTTATCCCGTTGGTGAGGTGGTTTCGCGTTGGAGGTTACGAGAAGAAGCTGAAGAGTTTGAGGAAGAGAAGGGACAAGTTCTTTCAGGGGCTCATCGAGGAGCACcgagagaagaagatgaagatgaacaGATCCCAAGACGGTAAGACTTCATCGGCGGCGAGATCTACGTTTATCGACTTGCTGCTTTCCATGCAAGATGATGATCCGGAGCACGTCCCTGACGTTTTCATCAGGCAATCCGTTTCG CAATTGCTGGTAGCTGGGACAGAGACTTCTTCAGTGACAATGGAGTGGGCCATGTCATTCCTTCTCAACAACATTGAAACCCTAAAGAAAGTAAGAGCAGagattgatttaaatatagaacAAGGTTCCATACTAGAGGAGGGAGACTTACATAAGCTCCCATACTTGCAAGCAGTTGTAACTGAAACACTGAGACTGAAATCTTCTGCTCCATTGCTA CTACCCCATGAGTCATCACAAGACTGCACTGTAGGTGGTTTCCACATTCCCAAAGGCACAATGCTGCTAGTGAATGCATGGAAAATACATAGAGATCCTGAGATATGGGAGGAGCCAAACAAGTTCAAACCTGAGAGGTTTCTCAACAATGAAGGGAAAGAGAAATGGAAAACAATGGCGTTTGGGCTCGGGAGACGACGGTGCCCCGGTGAAGGCTTGGCGCTGAGAGTGGTGGCGCTGGTGGTTGTCATTCTAGTTCAGTGCTTTGAGTGGGAGAGAGTTGATCACAAGGAGATAGACATGGATGAAGGTGTGGGGATGACCATGCCTAAAGCTAAGCCTTTGGAGGCCATGTATAAACCAAGGAAGGGAATTGCTGACCTTGTCTTTCAGCTTTGA